From Pungitius pungitius chromosome 9, fPunPun2.1, whole genome shotgun sequence, one genomic window encodes:
- the LOC119217805 gene encoding putative methyltransferase NSUN7 produces MTLVSPVGRILNDTVDSSEENHKVPPPIQLPRLQSQSPASPPSDGAYLQAAAIFRRLRAEKPVARQLLQYGRRTGTPPPESGFKPPRRRAYQLAFDTLKYQDLLEEMIADSCFHTSQNIRADSLPLAMVMLFDYQDRRFVTRKRSATEGEEPSQEVRDMEGSLQRSKTKLAAALARFRVKQNLQSVSCFLSDLVRTKQHRAKRLPVYAWVNTLQTSVEDTCAALQGAGLREVELLADLTEETFCRDPLCPDTLVLPRQLLSGLAGAQALRPLHPQVLHEHDRSLCVAVSALRPLLFDKGDVLVAGSFSAVTAAHVAVAAAARCGRALVCGADHTAAQLEEMGELLARMDVKNVRVLSEGFCGLGEGDAAVQRVKVIIVLPRCTSSALNDPVPTIHSEHGEWDLLPDLCHGAVCRSKIHKMANQQARLLARALSFPKVQTVVYCTRSVYPEENEQLVKRVLEKTHTQPKLLPFRLNGPIFPDDSQSGDTTDSKFLRLEASQFTNGCFVARLSRQADPTKVETIHEVLARAAAKGLLGGILPEQSKSGKKGRRRKNGMGSAGSKPSSPSSQERQAGSDAVNGEDPDAASEHDGKRGECGEEGKEEDRGGKGGKKKRALKGTKLKAKGQTNRTHEASKQNLKSRTKKSTKSKANQSHLKRQRPRRIPRLTLTLMSSSKASNHLYPIAALAHKLSSGPTLESQQADFSGPSPGRPKPPPASKQEGPKAKGKVARLREEIVLKPPDSVLPPISSPSPGTVSGSSLCLRLSRTSLSQPGHASASSSSLDLPGLYR; encoded by the exons ATGACCCTCGTCTCTCCTGTGGGGAGGATTCTCAACGACACAG TGGACTCCAGCGAGGAGAACCACAAGGTGCCTCCGCCAATTCAACTTCCTCGTCTCCAGTCTCAGTCACCAG CCTCTCCTCCGTCAGATGGGGCCTACTTGCAAGCGGCGGCCATCTTCCGCCGGCTGCGTGCAGAGAAGCCGGTGGCGCGGCAGCTCCTGCAGTACGGGAGGAGGACGGGCACGCCGCCCCCGGAGAGCGGATTCAAGCCCCCCCGGAGGCGGGCGTACCAGCTCGCCTTCGATACACTCAAAT ACCAAGATCTACTGGAGGAGATGATTGCTGACAGCTGCTTCCACACCTCCCAGAACATT CGCGCCGACTCGTTGCCGTTGGCGATGGTGATGCTGTTTGACTACCAGGACCGACGTTTTGTGACCCGGAAGCGTTCAGCGACGGAAGGGGAGGAGCCCTCGCAGGAAGTCAGGGACATGGAGGGCAGtctgcagag GAGTAAAACCAAGCTGGCAGCCGCTCTCGCTCGCTTCAGAGTGAAGCAGAACCTGCAGAGCGTCTCCTGTTTCCTCTCTGATCTTGTCAGGACCAAACAGCACCGAGCAAAGCGCCTGCCAGTGTACGCGTGGGTCAACACCCTCCAGACCAG TGTGGAGGACACGTGTGCAGCCCTGCAGGGGGCAGGGCTGCGTGAAGTGGAGCTCCTGGCGGACCTCACCGAGGAGACGTTCTGCAGAGACCCTCTCTGTCCGGACACACTGGTCCTCCCGCGGCAGCTCCTCAGCGGCCTCGCAGGCGCCCAAGCACTCCGCCCACTCCACCCACAGGTACTGCACGAGCAC GACAGGAGCCTGTGCGTGGCGGTGAGCGCGTTACGCCCCCTGCTGTTCGACAAAGGCGACGTCCTGGTGGCGGGGTCCTTCTCGGCTGTGACCGCGGCCCACGTGGccgtggcggcggcggcccgcTGCGGCCGGGCGCTGGTGTGCGGCGCCGACCACACGGCCGCGCAGTTGGAGGAGATGGGGGAGCTGCTCGCGCGGATGGACGTCAAAA ACGTGCGCGTCCTGTCAGAAGGCTTCTGCGGCCTCGGCGAGGGCGACGCCGCCGTCCAGCGCGTAAAGGTCATCATCGTGCTGCCCCGGTGCACGTCCTCTGCGCTCAATGACCCCGTGCCGACCATCCACAGCGAACACGGAG AGTGGGACCTGCTGCCAGACTTGTGTCACGGTGCCGTGTGCCGcagcaaaatacacaaaatggcCAACCAGCAGGCCAGACTACTGGCACGCGCTCTCTCCT TCCCAAAGGTCCAGACAGTGGTCTACTGCACACGCTCAGTGTATCCTGAGGAAAATGAACAGCTGGTAAAAAGAGTGTTggaaaagacacacactcaaCCCAAACTGCTGCCCTTCAg GTTGAACGGCCCGATTTTCCCCGACGACTCTCAGTCAGGTGATACGACGGACTCCAAGTTCCTCCGGCTCGAAGCGTCCCAGTTCACCAACGGCTGCTTTGTCGCACGGCTGTCTCGAcag GCAGATCCAACCAAGGTAGAGACCATCCACGAGGTGCTGGCAAGGGCAGCAGCAAAGGGCCTCCTGGGTGGAATCCTGCCTGAACAGTCAAAAAGCGGtaaaaagggaaggaggaggaagaatggCATGGGGTCAGCCGGCAGCAAACCCTCATCCCCCTCGAGCCAAGAAAGGCAGGCGGGAAGCGATGCTGTGAATGGAGAAGATCCGGACGCCGCTTCAGAGCACGATGGAAAGAGAGGTGAATGTGGCGAGGAGGGCAAGGAGGAAGACCGCGGTGGAAAAggtgggaagaagaagagagcgtTGAAAGGAACCAAGCTAAAGGCCAAGGGGCAAACCAACAGGACACACGAAGCCTCAAAGCAAAACCTCAAGAGCCGCACAAAGAAATCGACAAAATCCAAGGCCAACCAGTCACATCTCAAGAGGCAGAGACCCAGGAGAATACCTCGTCTCACACTGACGTTAATGTCCTCCTCAAAGGCCTCCAACCACTTGTATCCAATCGCGGCCCTGGCGCACAAGCTAAGTAGCGGTCCAACGCTCGAATCCCAGCAGGCTGACTTTAGCGGCCCGTCTCCGGGCCGTCCCAAACCGCCCCCGGCCTCCAAGCAGGAGGGACCGAAGGCCAAAGGAAAGGTGGCCAGGCTGAGGGAAGAGATCGTGCTGAAGCCCCCAGATTCTGTCCTGCCACCCATTTCCTCCCCGTCCCCCGGCACGGTGAGCGGCagctctctgtgtctccgtctGTCCCGGACCTCTCTGTCTCAGCCCGGCCACGCCTCTGCATCGTCCTCCTCGCTCGACCTGCCTGGATTATACAGATAG